The window AGTGCTCGCAGCCGATGACGTGGGCGCGGCGGTCGAAAGTCGAAATGGTCCGTAAATTTGCATCTTCACTGGCTCCCTGGGAGGAAAGCGGAACCTGACGATCTCCAATTGTCACCCGTCGTGGGTGCTTGCCCGCCAAACAGGTGGACAATTGACAACTATATGAATCTCGTCAGAAACGGTTTTGGAATTGGGCTGTGCGGCAACCGAGTCGACTCGTGAACTCACGAAAAGGTTGGTTTCCCAGCAAAATTCGTTCGTCTGAGTGACAATTCTCGGGTTCGGTTACCAGCGCCGCAATCCTTGTCCCAGGATGCATTCCGTCAGAATCAGTGGAGACTTCGCAAGCGCAGATGAGTGAGAACACAGTTAGTATCGACTCGGTCATCGCGATTTCTGAAGCGTATTTTATTCGTTCAAACAGAAAACATTCCCGGAGCATGGGTCAACGCTCAGATTAGCAACCCCGTGAGCGGCGTCGCAAGACCAGTCGCCAGCATTGCAAGACCAGTCGCCGGCATTGCAAGACCATTCGCCGGGGCTAACAGCGGTCGGCCAAGCGATCGATCGACGACTGCAAATCAACCCGGTAACCGCTTCTTCCTGCTCTCCCGCGGCAGCCCGGTTGCCCGATTCCGCTTGACAGGGGACGATTGGACACCGCAGAGTGCCAACGCACGCATTTTCGTTTCGTCCGCCCCCCACTGACCACCCCATGACTGACCCTGTCCCCGCTCCCGCCCAAACTGCCGTGGCCGTGATTTTGGCTGCTGGCAAGGGAACACGCATGAATAGCGACCTGCCCAAGGTGCTCTGTCCCGTCGTCGGCCGCCCGATGATTCACTTCGTGCTCGATGCCGCTTCTGAAGCGGGATTCAGTAAAAAAGTAGTGGTCATTGGGTACGAGAAGCAAGCCGTCCGCGACGCATTGAACGCACGCGGTGACGGCGACATCGTGTTCGCCGAGCAGAACGAACAGCTTGGCACCGGCCACGCCGTGCAGATGTGCCGCGAGCATCTTGCCGGACACGATGGCCTGACGCTGGTGATTGCTGGCGACTCGCCGCTAATCCAAGCAGACAGCCTTCAGAAATTGGTCGCCCATTTTGAAAACACCCAGCCCGCGCTACTGCTCGGAACACTCAAAAAAGACGACCCGACGGGACTGGGGCGAATTGTGCGAAATTCCGAGGGACAGTTCACCTGGATTGTCGAGCATAAGGACGCGACGCCGGAACAGTTGGAAATCAACGAAGTCAACATGAGTACGTACCTGTTCGCCACTCCGGATCTGATCTGGGCGCTCGAGCACCTCAGCAACGACAACGCCCAGGGTGAATATTATCTCACCGACTGTGCTCGACTGCTCTACGAGGCCGGACGGCCGGTCGAGGCACTGCCCGTCCTCAAGGACTGCGAATCCTTGTCGATCAACAACCCTGCTGAACTTCAACTGGTCGATCAAACAATGCGAGCGATGGGATATGCGTGAACTCAAAATCTTCAGCGGCCGTGGCAATCCCGAACTCGCTGAGAAACTCTGCCGACATCTGCACCTCAAACCGGCCCGAATTACGCTCGGACAGTTCCCTGACGGTGAGAATTACTGCAAACTCGATGAAGACGTGCGTGGTCGCGATGTCTTCTTGATGCAGCCGACATGCCCGCCGGTCAACGATAACTTGATCGAACTGTTGACGATGATCGATTGCTGTAAACGAGCCAGCGCCGAACGCATCACCGCGGTAATCCCATACTTCGGTTACGCGCGGCAAGACCGCAAGGACGAGGGACGCGTGCCCATTACGGCCAAATTGGTCGCCAATCTGATCACCCGTGCTGGTGCCGATCGGGTGCTCACGATGGATCTGCACGCAGCCCAAATCCAAGGCTTCTTTGACGTCCCGGTCGACCACCTCTATGCCGCTCCGGTAATCAACGATCACTTCGTCAGTCGTCGTTTTGACGGTGAGGAAATCGTCGTTGTCAGCCCTGATGAAGGCAGCATCAAGCGTGCCGTCGGACATGGCAAACGGCTCGGTGGGACACTTGCCATTGTTGATAAACGGCGCAGCAGCGCGCTCGAGGTTCGGCAGAGCACCATCATTGGCGGGCCCGTCAAAGGACGCATTGCATTGCTGTTTGACGACATGATCAGCACGGCGGGATCGATCTGCGGCGCCGCCAGACTCGTGCACGAGTTCGGGGCGAAAGAAATTCACATCGCTTGTACGCACGGCATCTTTTGCGGCCCTGCGATTGAGCGTCTACGTGACGCCCCGATTGATTCGATTACCGTGACCGACACGATTCCACTCTCTGAGGACAAATTACTCCCCAACCTGGTCCAGCTCTCGGTGGCCCCGTTGCTGGCAGAGGCGATTAAGCGAATCCACCACGATCAATCGATCAGCGAATTGTTCCGAGAACGTTGATTTTTGGCTCTTTGGGGAGCACTGTTGCCACACCGCCGAGCCGAATATTCCTTCGCCCCGAAACGCGTCGGCGGAACTTGAATGCCGTTCTTCACCGGCGATTTCGGTAGAAGCTCTACCGATCGCCGAAGCCCTCGATCGCTGCGTACGGGAGCGACGCCCGCCAGCCGCCCACGCGGGCCTCGCTCGGATGATCGTCATTTTTTGCGCGTCAATTTGACGCGACGACGGCATTGGGGATTAGAATAAACCGGCATTTCTTTTCCCCCCACTTGCGAGCGACCCCATGGCACTCGTTCTAACTTGCTCCAAGTGCGCTCAGCGACTGAGCATTCCCGATCAGATGAGAGGGAAACAGGTCCGCTGTCCTAAATGCCGGGAAGTCTACCTGGTCGATCGGAAATCGACGCCAAATACGACTCCGAACCTGTCGTCCAGACCAGCCCCTGCTGCCAGCAGAGCCCCCACGCGGCCCGCGGCAACTGCCCAGCCCACGCCCCGCCAAGCCCCAGCTCAGTCGACGGCATCGAGCGGTGGCTCCCAGCCACGGACGACCCGGTGCCCCAAATGCAGCGTGCCAATGCGGCTGCCCACCCAGGCGGGAACAACCACGTTCCAGTGCCCAAAGTGTGGAACGAAGTTAACCGTGCGAGCGCCGCAGGGCGGAACTGCAGCCAACGGCCCGTCGCCGAGCACCAACCCACGCGCGGCTCCACGGCCGACCGCTCCACGGGCACCAGCCCCCCGGTCTGCTGCCACACCAGCAGGTGACTCCCTGTTCGGTGACCTGCCCACCTCGCCCACGACCGGTTTCGGTGGGGGCCGCTCAGCAGCGAGCCAGCCCAGTCCGCTGGGACAAAACCCCTACGCCGCCCCCACGCCCTCGTACGCCTCCGCGGCCGGTCGCTCCTCGATATCCGGCGGTGGTAAATCGGCACTCCTGCCGCAATCGCTGTTGATTGCCATTCCGAATGCACTCGCGCTCCTATTTGTCGTCGCACAGTTTTTCATGACGCTCGCCAGCGACAACCCAGACCAGGCAGGCACGCGATCCGTGGTACTGGTGATCTTTGGCGTGGCGGCAATCAACTTTGTCGTCGTGCTCGGCGGCGCGATCTCGATGCTCCGAGGAGGCCCGCGGTGGGTGAGCATCCTAACCTGCTTGGCAGCGCTCGTCCCGACGATCTGCGTGTCCGTCGCCTGCCTCGGAATTTTGATGTATCCCATTGTGTTAGGAGGCGCGATCTGGGGGCTGATCAGCCTATTCAGCAGCTCTCCATCACCAGCGGCCTATGCGGGCGGCGGCTACGCCCACCCCAGCCCGGCAGCCACACCCGCCTATCGATCCGCCGGTGGCCACCTCGAGCAAGCTCAGCGGGAGGCCAATCAACAGCGGTCCTCAGGTGGGGAATCGGGCTCGACGGTTGGGGCCATCGCGTGCCTCGTCGGCGGCGTCGTGTTCATTGGCGTCGCAATCGCTCTGATCGTCTTACTCTGCCTTGTGCTGATGGGGAAAGTGGAAGCTCGAAAGCCGTTCAAAGCCATCGCTGGCATCATTTTCTGTGGATCGACTGGCGTCAGCTTGCTCGTCAAAGGCATCTCACATTTTCAGAATCGCCGCTGATGCTAATTTGGGCTGAATCGCCGCACCGGTGATGCTCAACATGATTAGCGGCGTTGCCGTGCCAGGCGGTACGTGGATAATGAACCGCGGCCCGACTGGGATGAACTACGAGCATTGGGCGACACCTGCACCCCGGATTTGATACCTGTGAACGAACATTTGGCGATGACCTCTCCCCCGTCCGACGAGTCTTGGGCTGTGGAGGATGCAGCGGCGATGTATGGGATCGAGCGCTGGGGTGACGGCTATTTTTCCATCTCGGAAAATGGCACGGTTCTCGTCTCACCCGACCCGAATAAACCTGAATCGATTGATCTGAAGGAGCTGGTCGATCGGTTAGTCGATCGCGGGTTGGAACTGCCGATCTTGATCCGTTTTAACGGCATTCTTCGCGATCGCCTCCATCGCTTGGCCGCGTGTTTTCACAAAGCGATTGAAGACCACGACTACGGCAATCGATACCGCTGCGTATTTCCCATCAAGGTGAACCAACAACGTGAAGTGGTGCAACAAATCGTGAGCGAAGGTGGGCAGCTGGGGTTTGGCATTGAGGCAGGCAGCAAGCCCGAACTGCTCGCGGCCGTCGCCATGGGCACTCTGGAACTGCCCATCGTATGCAATGGCTTCAAAGATGAAGAGTTCATTCGGCTGGCGCTCCACGCCCAGCGTCTCGGACGCACAGTAATCCCTGTGGTCGAAAAGGTCAGTGAACTGGATTTAATTCTGCGTGTTGCCGCCGAGGTCGGGGTGCGACCGACGTTTGGAATTCGGGTGAAACTCGCCACTCGTGGCAGTGGGCGCTGGCAGGCCAGTGGCGGCTACCGCAGCAAATTCGGTTTGACCGTTGCGGAAGTGCTGGCTCAACTCGATCGCCTGATCGAGATGGACATGGGTGACTGTTTCCAACTACTGCATTTTCACGTCGGTAGCCAGATTGGCAATATCCGCCAGCTGAAGTCCGCCATTCTCGAAGCCGCGCGCGTCTACGTGGATCTGAAGAAACGTGGTGCCGCGATGGGATATCTCGATGTCGGCGGCGGCCTCGGGGTGGACTACGACGGTTCGCAATCGGACAACGAATCAAGTATGAACTACACGATTCAGGAATACGCCAATGACGTGGTGTACCATGTCCAAAGCGTGTGCGATGAATCAGACGTACCGCATCCCCAACTGATATCCGAGAGCGGTCGAGCCGTGGCAGCGCAACACAGCATCTTGGTGATGGAAACGCTCGGTGTGACGTCTCAGGGCGGGGGGAGTTTACCCAGCTGGGCCCGCGTGCCGGCGGATGAGAAGCAAGCCGCTCGGACTGCCGAAGCCAACGAAATCGGTGACGACAACAACCTCGGCGAAGACGCACTCAGCGAAGAAATTCGCGGACGCCAGCTTCGTAGCGATGAGCCCGCAGGGCCGCCATTCGAATTCGAACAGCCCGTGCATGATCTCTGGGAACAGTACAAACTGATGACCCCTGGCAATATGCTGGAGACGTTTCACGACGCCCAAGTTGCGCTCGATCTGTGCATGAACCTGTTCAGCGGTGGGTATCTGCCGTTGGAACAACGCGTTGCCGCAGAAACGCTGTATTTTGCCATCTGTCATCGGGCTCGCGATTTCGCGGCGGAACTGGACGAAATTCCCGAAGATCTATGTGATCTCGATCGCATGCTCTCCGATATTTACTTCGCAAACTTCTCACTGTTCCAGTCCATGCCCGATTCCTGGGCGATCGACCAACTGTTTCCCATCATGCCGATTCATCGGTTGCTCGAACGGCCCACCCGCCACGCGGTGCTCGGTGACATCACCTGTGACAGCGACGGCAAAATTGACTCGTTCGTCGGTGATGGACATCGCACGCAAACGCTGATGCTGCACCCACTGCGAGTGGGCGAACCGTACCAGCTCGCCGTGTTCATGGTCGGTGCCTACCAAGAAATCCTGGGCGATCTGCATAACCTCTTCGGAGACACTCACGCCGTCCATGTCGAACTCGATGGCGACGTGACGAAGATTCGATCCATTGTCAAAGGTGACACCGTCTCGGAAGTCCTCAGCTACGTCCAGTACGAGGGACGAGAACTGGTCGAAGCAATTCAGGAGGCGGTCGAAAACGCAATTGACAGTGGACGAATCAACCACCAGCAAGCCGGACAAACCGTCGCTGCGTACGAGCAGGCTTTGGCGGGATACACGTACCTGACATCATCACGGCGGGGCAGTGGCTCCTAGGGCGTAGCTAGGGACCATTTCCCGGGGAACACGCGACGGTCACGGACGGGACAATGGTCCCATCCTACGTATCTCCGACCCTTCCGGACATTCTGGCGTTCGTTAGAATGTCCTGCTAGACTGCAGGCTCCATTCGCCTGCACTCCACACTCGCTGAGCATAACTCGCCGCATGTCAAACCCAATCAAATTTATCATGATCGGTGGATTTCTCGGCGCGGGAAAGACCACCCTGATCTCGAAACTGGCGAGGAAATTCCAAGCCGAAGGAAAGCATGTCTGCATCGTCACCAACGACCAGGCTGCGGGATTGGTCGATACGGAGTTACTCCGCAGTGAGGGGTTGGAAGTCAATGAGGTCGCCGGCTCCTGCTTCTGCTGCAACTTCAATGGTCTGACCGATGCGATGGCGGAATTTGAAACTCGCCAACGCCCAGACGTGGTGCTGGCCGAACCGGTTGGAAGCTGTACCGACCTGGTCGCGACGATCGCACTGCCGATGATGCAGCGGCTCGGTGAGCAATTCGACCACAGCCCCTACGCAGTGGTGCTCAAACCCAGCCACGCATTGCGAATTCTCTCCGGCGGGCAGGCCGGATTTTCGCCGAAGGCTGAATACATCTTTCGCAAACAACTCGAAGAATCTGAACTTGTGTTGATCAATCGGATTGATGAGCTCAGCGACGAACAAGTCCAGCTGCTCCGAAACCACATCGACGAGCAATACCCCGGTCGGACAGTAATCTGTATCTCCGCGCGCACCGGAGAAAATCTCGATCGACTCTACGCAGCCCTGCGAGCTTCGGCAGCACCTCGAAACCACCTGATGGAGGTCGACTACGACGTGTATGCCGAAGGCGAAGCGGAACTGGGCTGGCTCAACGCCACGGCCAGTTTTAACGCCCAAGAAAACATCGTGATCGATGACCTCGCGATGCTAGCACTCCAAACGATCCGTAGCGAACTAGCGGAGATCGGTGCCGAGCCCGCCCACCTGAAAATTCTCTGCTCATCAGCGAGCAGTGTGAGCGTTGTCAACCTCGTCAGCAGCGATACTGAGCCGATGTTGTCAGTGGCCAGTGAGAGCTCGGCAGACGAAGTCAAAATGGTCGTCAATGCACGCGTTTGCTTGGCCCCCGAGTCACTCCGTCCGCTCATTGAATCGGTACTCACGAAGGTCGCCGAGAAACTTGACGCGAGGATAAAAATCGAGCAGATCGAAGCTTTCCGTCCTGGACGCCCGGAACCCACCCACCGAGTTACGTCTGTTTAGGTGGACGTATTAGCGGCGACCCTGCCAGGGTAGGCGGGCACTTAAAAAACCACCGCTCCACGGTTATTCTCTAAGCTCAACTCCCCCGCCTCACGCCATCGCGAGAATGACGATTGTCGAACACCCATCTGGCCCAGCGTCCGACCACCGAGCCCGCCACGATCCTGCGTTTTCGTGATCGACAATACGCGGCCGACCTCATCGCCGCAGCAATCCTGGAGTTTGATCTCTTTAGCTATCTCGAGCAGCATCCAGAGGTTTCCTTCACGGAGCTCTGTCAGCATTTCGATTGGCAACCACGTCCTGCCGACGTGCTGATGACACTCTGCAGAGCCAGCGGCTTGATTGCAACCGCCCCCAATGGTGGCAACCACCTGACGGACGTTGGTCGGGAATACCTGACCAAGGACAGCCCTTGGTTTCTCGGACCGTACTACCGTCCCATTGCTGACTCGGCGGTACTGAAAGACTTTGTTACCGTTTTGAGAACAGGCAAACCCGCAAATTGGCAGGCTAAATCGGACGGTGCTGACTGGCACGAATCGATGAAGGACGAAACGTTCGCCAACAGTTTCACCGATCTCATGAACTGTCGTGGCATCGCGTTTGGTCAACATCTCGCCGAAGCAGTCACGCCCTATGTGAAAGATCGCACGCATGTGCTCGACGTGGGCGGTGGATCGGGAATCTACAGCTCGACGATGGTGGCGAGACATCCCCATTTGCGCGCCACTGTGCTCGAACAGGCGCCGGTGGACGCCATCGCACGCCGCGAAATTGAGCGAAATGGTTTGAGTGACAAAATCAGCGTTGCGTCGGCGGACATGTTCAGCGATCCCTGGCCAGACATTGCCGACGTAATCCTGCTATCCAATCTGCTTCATGATTGGGATATCGCCGAAGCACAGTCGATTGTCGACCGAGCGGTCGCGGTGCTGCCACCAGGCGGGTTGATCATCATTCATGGGGCCATCATCAACGCTGAAAAAACTGGTCCGCTCCCCGTCGCAGAGTATTCATCGCTGTTGATGAATATTACTCAGGGCAAATGCTACAGCGTGACAGAATATCGCGATTTCCTACGCCCTCACGGCTTTGAGATGCATCCCTACCAAGACACGGTAGGTGACCGCGGTTTCCTTGCAGCCACGAAGCCATCATGATTCAGTTTGCACGCACGATGGTTTTCGCATCGCTCACCATGCTCGCAGCATGCGGGACCGTGGCGAATGGCAACGACGATGCTCTCCAGTGGGATATCACGTTGCCCGTTGACGGCGACACGGCCGAAGTGACCTCGAACGGCAAACGCGCGGTTGTCGCGATTCGCAGCACACGGGGCATCGGCCGAGCGACGATTGAGCGGCGCGATGAGTCATGGCCAGACCAGATCGTCATTCAGTTGCACGTCAGTGGCCTTGAGAGCTGGCGGGTCTCCAACGGCACCGACACGCTCCACGCCTCCGTTTCCAGCCATCCCGCAACACCACGTATCCGGAGTTGGAAGAACGATCAGGAAGACGTCCAACTCAACACAGAGAGTCGATACTGGATGCCCATTAAACGACGAGATTCCCAGGGGAAGCAGACGAAAGAAATCCCCAACAAGCAGGGATACTTTGAAATCCGGCTTCCCAAAGCTCTATTTGAGGGCAATCCGCCAGAACTCTCACTGCACTGGATCGACTTTTACCGCGGTTAAAAACTTGGCAGCTCGAGAGCTTTGTCACCGCCAAGCAGGCGAGTTCGCGATGGTGAGAACATTCCTGGGGCTGATGACACTCAGAGAAACGCAACTTCCAACTTACCGCTTGGAACGAGTGAGTCGACAGCCCGTCAAACATCGTCTCTCCATTTGAATTCGCTCAGGTCATCCGAAACCGGGACGCCAGCAGACGCGATGGGATGAGCAGGGCAAAGATCAGCACAGCAATGTTTGCTCCCACCGCAAGCATCGTGATCGTCGCCGCCAGTGGGATGATGGCCATTAATCCCGAACCAATCGTTGCACCGATCCGCTGAGGCGAGGGATTTCTCGCGGCGGCGAATCCGCGTAGCAGCGCCGTTGCGAGCATCAATAGAATGGCCGCGGGAAAGATAACGACAGGGTCGATGCGCCACGCGTCTTCCCAAGCATTGCCCTCTCCGATCGACGACCAGGCCGCCGTCCGTGGCGCGAAAGCGAGCATGACCGCCCCGACGGCCATCATCACCAATCCGACTGGTAGATGGATCGTGCGATCCCCCACCGCCTCACGGCGACCGAATGTAGTCAGACCAGCGATATACATTCCCATCCCCATCGCGAACGCACAGACCACGGGCGTGAATCCCCAGGCCAGTGGATCCCCCAATGCTATGCTTTGGAGTGAGGCCAACGTCTCTTCACTGACAAATTTCGACAACACCGCGCTCGCTGACGCCGCACCAAGTGAAAAACTCAGCGTCCGACAGGCGCCCATTAACAGCGGTGCCAATGGCGTTCGCTTCAACGGCCCGTCGTACAAAACGATGCAGATGCTCAGGATCACCGCAACGACCGCAGGCACCCAGCCGATGCGGCTATCACAGCAAATCCCCACAGCAATTGGGGGTATCACCCCGCAGACGAGCAGCCCCCATCCGGCACACTGTGCGCTGCGTACCGAGATCGCGCGGCGGGCAAGTGGTCGTCCACGGCGGGCTCGCACGTCACGCCGCAAATCGAAGACGTCGTTGAGAATCATGCCTGCCCAGTACAGCGAAACCGCCGATACTAAGGTCAGTCCCAGCACGATCCAAATATCTCGCTGATCACTGTCGCTTGCAACACGCCCCAGCGCACCGGTGTACCAACCGCTGCCCCCGAGAACGAGTAGAAAAGCAGCTGAGATGTCGGCGATGATCGTGAACGTATTAGGCAGACGCACCAATTCAGCCCACGACATCCAATTCACTTTGCTCATGTTTGATCGCTTCTTTTGAACGTCGAAAAGTCTTTCGGCATCAGGCATGGGATCGCGTGGACAACGAACATCCTTCGTCAGGCCTACTTAGCGCCGCAGCATGCGACTTTGACGTTCGGTGATATGAATTCCATACC of the Allorhodopirellula heiligendammensis genome contains:
- the speA gene encoding biosynthetic arginine decarboxylase; translation: MTSPPSDESWAVEDAAAMYGIERWGDGYFSISENGTVLVSPDPNKPESIDLKELVDRLVDRGLELPILIRFNGILRDRLHRLAACFHKAIEDHDYGNRYRCVFPIKVNQQREVVQQIVSEGGQLGFGIEAGSKPELLAAVAMGTLELPIVCNGFKDEEFIRLALHAQRLGRTVIPVVEKVSELDLILRVAAEVGVRPTFGIRVKLATRGSGRWQASGGYRSKFGLTVAEVLAQLDRLIEMDMGDCFQLLHFHVGSQIGNIRQLKSAILEAARVYVDLKKRGAAMGYLDVGGGLGVDYDGSQSDNESSMNYTIQEYANDVVYHVQSVCDESDVPHPQLISESGRAVAAQHSILVMETLGVTSQGGGSLPSWARVPADEKQAARTAEANEIGDDNNLGEDALSEEIRGRQLRSDEPAGPPFEFEQPVHDLWEQYKLMTPGNMLETFHDAQVALDLCMNLFSGGYLPLEQRVAAETLYFAICHRARDFAAELDEIPEDLCDLDRMLSDIYFANFSLFQSMPDSWAIDQLFPIMPIHRLLERPTRHAVLGDITCDSDGKIDSFVGDGHRTQTLMLHPLRVGEPYQLAVFMVGAYQEILGDLHNLFGDTHAVHVELDGDVTKIRSIVKGDTVSEVLSYVQYEGRELVEAIQEAVENAIDSGRINHQQAGQTVAAYEQALAGYTYLTSSRRGSGS
- a CDS encoding GTP-binding protein; translated protein: MSNPIKFIMIGGFLGAGKTTLISKLARKFQAEGKHVCIVTNDQAAGLVDTELLRSEGLEVNEVAGSCFCCNFNGLTDAMAEFETRQRPDVVLAEPVGSCTDLVATIALPMMQRLGEQFDHSPYAVVLKPSHALRILSGGQAGFSPKAEYIFRKQLEESELVLINRIDELSDEQVQLLRNHIDEQYPGRTVICISARTGENLDRLYAALRASAAPRNHLMEVDYDVYAEGEAELGWLNATASFNAQENIVIDDLAMLALQTIRSELAEIGAEPAHLKILCSSASSVSVVNLVSSDTEPMLSVASESSADEVKMVVNARVCLAPESLRPLIESVLTKVAEKLDARIKIEQIEAFRPGRPEPTHRVTSV
- a CDS encoding ribose-phosphate diphosphokinase, with the translated sequence MRELKIFSGRGNPELAEKLCRHLHLKPARITLGQFPDGENYCKLDEDVRGRDVFLMQPTCPPVNDNLIELLTMIDCCKRASAERITAVIPYFGYARQDRKDEGRVPITAKLVANLITRAGADRVLTMDLHAAQIQGFFDVPVDHLYAAPVINDHFVSRRFDGEEIVVVSPDEGSIKRAVGHGKRLGGTLAIVDKRRSSALEVRQSTIIGGPVKGRIALLFDDMISTAGSICGAARLVHEFGAKEIHIACTHGIFCGPAIERLRDAPIDSITVTDTIPLSEDKLLPNLVQLSVAPLLAEAIKRIHHDQSISELFRER
- a CDS encoding sugar phosphate nucleotidyltransferase, which encodes MTDPVPAPAQTAVAVILAAGKGTRMNSDLPKVLCPVVGRPMIHFVLDAASEAGFSKKVVVIGYEKQAVRDALNARGDGDIVFAEQNEQLGTGHAVQMCREHLAGHDGLTLVIAGDSPLIQADSLQKLVAHFENTQPALLLGTLKKDDPTGLGRIVRNSEGQFTWIVEHKDATPEQLEINEVNMSTYLFATPDLIWALEHLSNDNAQGEYYLTDCARLLYEAGRPVEALPVLKDCESLSINNPAELQLVDQTMRAMGYA
- a CDS encoding methyltransferase, translating into MSNTHLAQRPTTEPATILRFRDRQYAADLIAAAILEFDLFSYLEQHPEVSFTELCQHFDWQPRPADVLMTLCRASGLIATAPNGGNHLTDVGREYLTKDSPWFLGPYYRPIADSAVLKDFVTVLRTGKPANWQAKSDGADWHESMKDETFANSFTDLMNCRGIAFGQHLAEAVTPYVKDRTHVLDVGGGSGIYSSTMVARHPHLRATVLEQAPVDAIARREIERNGLSDKISVASADMFSDPWPDIADVILLSNLLHDWDIAEAQSIVDRAVAVLPPGGLIIIHGAIINAEKTGPLPVAEYSSLLMNITQGKCYSVTEYRDFLRPHGFEMHPYQDTVGDRGFLAATKPS
- a CDS encoding UbiA family prenyltransferase, with the protein product MSKVNWMSWAELVRLPNTFTIIADISAAFLLVLGGSGWYTGALGRVASDSDQRDIWIVLGLTLVSAVSLYWAGMILNDVFDLRRDVRARRGRPLARRAISVRSAQCAGWGLLVCGVIPPIAVGICCDSRIGWVPAVVAVILSICIVLYDGPLKRTPLAPLLMGACRTLSFSLGAASASAVLSKFVSEETLASLQSIALGDPLAWGFTPVVCAFAMGMGMYIAGLTTFGRREAVGDRTIHLPVGLVMMAVGAVMLAFAPRTAAWSSIGEGNAWEDAWRIDPVVIFPAAILLMLATALLRGFAAARNPSPQRIGATIGSGLMAIIPLAATITMLAVGANIAVLIFALLIPSRLLASRFRMT